In the Ipomoea triloba cultivar NCNSP0323 chromosome 6, ASM357664v1 genome, one interval contains:
- the LOC116021614 gene encoding transcription initiation factor TFIID subunit 2 isoform X1, with product MAKPRKGKSEEQKGENTEAVIRHQKLCLSIDMEKRRIYGFTEIEIAVPDSGIVELHADNLVIESVTVDEEPAQFEVFPHYLHLDSGDRWCSVSSASSAADAAGSVYLSTLDRELVPNLLIMCSKSSKPESEQQEEPLENGVKSSIEEKQEEPGTLENGVKSSAEEKQNVKKLCIDYWVEKAETGIHFDGDVLHTDNQIRRARCWFPCMDDNLQRCCYDLEFTVASNLVAVSSGTLLYQVLSKDDPSRKTYVYRLDVPVAAGWISLVVAPFEILPDRHIAQLSHICLPPNLSKLRNTIGFFHNTFSHYEDYLAAPFPFGSYTQVFLSPEMAISSLSLGASMNIFSSQLLFDEKVIDQTIETRIKLAYALARQWFGVYITSETPNDDWLLDGLAGFLTDTYIKRFLGNNEARYRRYKANCAVCRADDSGATALSSSASSKDLYGTQCIGFYGKIRVWKSVAVLQMLEKQMGPEPFRKILQQIVSKAQITTRTWRTLSTKEFRHLANKVGNLERPFLKEFFPRWVGSCGCPVLKMGFSYNKRKNLIELAVIRGCTARLDASATTCNGNLDSENREGDVGWPGMMSIRLHELDGMYDHPILPMTGEPWQLLEIQCHSRLAAKRFQKPKKGSKPDGSDENEAVTTVDVRSTSDSPLLWLRADPEMEYLAEIHFSQPVQMWINQLERDKDVIAQVQAIAILEALPHLSFSIVNALNNILKDSKVFWKVRIEAAFALANTASEETDWAGLLHLITFYKSRRFDSNIGLPKPNDFHDFQEYFVLEAIPHAIATVRATDKKSPREAVEFVLQLLKYNDNSGNFYSDVYWLAALIQSIGELEFGQQSIVYLSSLLKRLDRLLQFDRLMPSHNGILTISCIRSLTQIALKLSEFVPLDRVIELIEPFRTSKAIWQVRVEASRSLLDLEFQCKGIDAALSLFIKYLSEESSLRGQVKLGVHAMRLCQIRNESGYDHELNSDTLVALLRLLESPISFNNVFLRHYLFCILQVLAGRVPTLHGVPRDESMGHAKTCNELKNIFAALVKQSKPSEPPMDKFEVTHNGPFVFEVPGEADRSTLGPEPGKDITLIPDTPKEADGLSHEIIVDSAKPPQSTVVGEVQEVDTIPISNDCMHSMADLPLPQDDIIVADIPHSSVSEVPKELDSVTDGCVPLRDIPQDYPPPPPPPPPPAEKPILPETHEQRKPVVSLLHEDLHVACSREASVPESHKRGRVVANSLRDGSLNAEASREHETISAGHERKKPVFRIKVKKSTTSSCAGDPENPTVDKSHDGLHDIDRGASSSVSVSVDAPQRNFFEGASGNNHNNIDDVNSCHDVGSRVTASIGSVKVAPDGEELMKELQCTAESSKVPPDDQTIRDRDVDMEGHKFASLQSLSCTKPDVNCTSLDTSNLHAHGSKGKHKKRNRDEKREKEHKSSKHDDPEYLERKRLKKEKKRKEKEMAKLLDDGAKPKSKPKPSPSVELSQKKRENVEGKVRSHKGGDAINSITDLGRRKDESEFRVGGAVKQSPSSLYTKNSDPGRKEAALQLRMGESSGAKLVSDRAAAAADNTPASAPQASAAAPASTSHKLKIKIKNRTLGKS from the exons ATGGCGAAGCCTCGAAAGGGAAAGAGCGAAGAGCAAAAGGGAGAGAACACGGAAGCTGTAATTCGCCATCAGAAGCTCTGCCTTTCAATCGACATGGAAAAGCGTCGAATTTACGG TTTCACCGAGATTGAAATAGCTGTGCCGGACAGCGGGATTGTGGAATTGCACGCAGATAATTTGGTAATTGAATCTGTGACAGTCGATGAGGAGCCTGCGCAATTTGAAGTGTTTCCACATTATTTGCATTTGGATAGTGGGGATAGATGGTGCTCTGTGTCATCCGCCAGTTCTGCTGCTGATGCAGCCGGGTCGGTTTACTTATCTACTCTTGATAGGGAGTTGGTTCCGAATTTGCTGATCATGTGTAGTAAATCTTCTAAGCCGGAGAGCGAACAGCAAGAAGAGCCTCTGGAGAATGGGGTTAAATCTTCAATTgaagaaaaacaagaagaacCAGGGACTCTGGAGAATGGAGTTAAATCTTCAGCTGAAGAAAAGCAG AATGTTAAAAAGCTGTGCATTGACTATTGGGTGGAGAAGGCAGAAACAGGAATCCACTTTGATGGTGATGTTTTACACACTGATAACCAAATAAGGCGTGCACGCTGTTGGTTTCCTTGCATGGATGACAATTTGCAGCGCTGCTG CTATGATTTGGAGTTCACAGTAGCGAGTAATCTTGTTGCAGTTAGCTCTGGGACTTTGCTTTATCAG GTCTTGAGCAAAGATGATCCTTCGCGTAAAACATATGTCTATAGATTAGACGTTCCTGTTGCGGCTGGATGGATATCCTTGGTTGTTGCACCATTTGAAATTCTTCCTGACCGTCATATTGCTCAACTGTCCCATATTTGTTTGCCACCTAACTTGTCAAAACTGCGGAACACTATAGGATTTTTTCATAATACTTTCAG CCATTATGAGGATTACCTAGCTGCACCATTTCCTTTTGGATCGTATACACAAGTCTTTTTATCTCCTGAGATGGCAATATCTTCATTGAGTTTGGGAGCTTCAATGAACATCTTCAGCTCTCAGTTGCTCTTTGATGAGAAAGTCATTGATCAG ACCATAGAGACAAGGATTAAACTTGCTTATGCTCTTGCAAGACAATGGTTTGGAGTGTATATCACCTCTGAAACACCAAATGATG attggTTGTTGGATGGCCTTGCTGGATTTTTAACCGATACATATATTAAGAGATTCCTGGGAAATAATGAAGCACGATATCGGCGGTACAAG GCTAACTGTGCTGTCTGCCGAGCAGATGATAGTGGTGCTACTGCCTTAAGCTCCTCTGCTTCTTCCAAGGATCTATATGGGACCCAATGCATTGGTTTTTATGGAAAAATTAGAGTCTGGAAGTCT GTGGCAGTTCTTCAGATGTTGGAAAAGCAGATGGGTCCCGAGCCCTTTCGTAAG ATTCTGCAACAAATTGTTTCAAAAGCTCAAATTACAACACGGACTTGGAGGACCCTTAGTACTAAAGAG TTTAGGCACCTTGCAAATAAAGTTGGAAATCTTGAGCGTCCTTTTCTTAAAGAGTTTTTTCCTCGATGGGTTGGATCTTGTGGTTGTCCAGTACTAAA GATGGGCTTCTCCTACAACAAGAGAAAGAACTTGATTGAATTAGCAGTAATAAGGGGATGCACAGCCAGACTAGATGCAAGTGCAACCACATGCAATGGTAACCTTGACTCTGAAAATCGTGAAGGTGATGTTGGATGGCCTGGCATGATGAGCATACGCCTTCATGAGCTTGATGGCATGTATGACCATCCAATTCTTCCCATGACTGGAGAACCTTGGCAGCTTCTTGAAATACAATGTCATTCCAGGCTTGCTGCTAAACGCTTTCAAAAACCGAAAAAGGGTTCAAAACCTGATGGTTCTGATGAAAATGAAGCTGTGACAACTGTAGACGTGCGCTCAAC TTCTGATTCACCCTTGTTGTGGCTCCGGGCAGATCCAGAAATGGAGTATCTAGCTGAAATTCATTTTAGTCAACCAGTTCAGATGTGG ATAAATCAGCTGGAAAGGGACAAAGATGTTATTGCACAGGTGCAAGCAATCGCAATACTTGAAGCATTGCCACATCTTTCATTTTCCATTGTTAATGCCCTCAACAATATCCTCAAGGACTCTAAG GTGTTTTGGAAAGTCCGAATTGAGGCAGCATTTGCCTTAGCCAACACTGCATCTGAG GAAACTGATTGGGCTGGCTTGCTCCATTTGATCACTTTCTATAAAAGTCGAAGATTTGATTCTAATATAGGACTACCCAA GCCAAATGACTTTCACGATTTTCAGGAGTATTTTGTACTTGAG GCTATTCCGCATGCAATTGCAACTGTGCGAGCAACAGACAAGAAAAGCCCTAGAGAAGCTGTTGAATTTGTTTTACAACTTTTAAAG TATAATGATAACAGTGGAAACTTCTATTCTGATGTTTACTGGCTGGCTGCACTCATCCAGTCCATTGGTGAACTTGAATTTGGACAACAG AGCATAGTCTATTTATCATCCCTTCTCAAGCGACTTGATCGACTTTTACAGTTCGATAG GTTAATGCCAAGCCACAATGGGATCCTGACTATCAGTTGTATCCGATCGTTGACCCAAATTGCTCTGAAATTGTCAGAATTTGTACCTCTT GATCGTGTGATTGAGCTAATTGAACCTTTTCGAACTTCCAAGGCAATATGGCAAGTTCGAGTTGAAGCAAGCAGGTCTCTCCTGGATCTTGAGTTTCAATGCAAAGGCATTGATGCTGCATTGTCATTATTCATTAAATACTTGAGTGAAGAATCATCTTTAAGAG gTCAGGTAAAGCTTGGTGTGCATGCAATGAGGTTATGTCAGATAAGAAATGAATCTGGCTATGACCATGAATTGAATAGTGACACCCTTGTTGCTTTGCTTCGCCTTCTTGAGAGCCCTATCTCATTCAATAATGTGTTTCTCCGTCATTACCTATTCTGCATTTTACAAGTCCTTGCTGGAAG gGTTCCAACACTTCATGGAGTGCCAAGAGATGAGAGTATGGGGCATGCCAAGACTTGCAATGAACTGAAGAATATTTTTGCTGCTCTTGTCAAGCAATCTAAGCCATCAGAGCCTCCTATGGACAAGTTTGAGGTTACACATAATGGTCCATTTGTTTTTGAAGTTCCTGGGGAAGCAGATCGTTCCACACTTGGTCCTGAACCTGGAAAAGATATTACTCTGATTCCAGATACTCCGAAAGAAGCAGATGGTCTGAGCCATGAAATAATAGTAGATAGTGCCAAACCTCCTCAGAGCACAGTTGTTGGAGAAGTTCAGGAAGTAGACACTATTCCCATCAGTAATGATTGCATGCACTCAATGGCTGACCTTCCACTTCCACAAGATGATATCATTGTGGCAGATATACCTCATAGTTCAGTTTCTGAAGTCCCAAAAGAGTTGGATTCTGTTACTGATGGTTGTGTACCACTGCGTGACATTCCACAGGATTAtcctcctcctccaccaccaccaccaccaccagcagAAAAACCCATTCTTCCTGAAACCCATGAACAACGAAAGCCTGTTGTGAGCCTCTTGCATGAGGATTTACATGTTGCGTGCTCTAGGGAAGCAAGCGTTCCTGAAAGTCACAAACGTGGTAGGGTAGTTGCTAACAGCTTACGAGATGGCTCACTAAATGCCGAAGCTTCTAGAGAACATGAAACCATTTCTGCCGGTCATGAAAGAAAAAAACCTGTTTTTAGGATTAAAGTTAAAAAGTCTACCACATCTAGCTGTGCTGGTGATCCTGAGAATCCCACTGTGGATAAATCTCATGATGGTCTTCATGACATTGATCGTGGGGCAAGCAGTTCCGTATCTGTATCTGTCGATGCACCACAAAGAAACTTTTTCGAGGGTGCAAGTGGTAATAACCATAACAACATTGATGATGTAAATTCCTGTCATGATGTTGGATCTAGAGTAACTGCCAGCATTGGCAGTGTCAAAGTCGCCCCTGACGGTGAAGAACTAATGAAGGAACTACAGTGTACTGCTGAATCAAGCAAAGTGCCTCCTGATGATCAAACCATCAGAGATAGAGATGTGGAtatggagggacataaatttGCAAGTTTACAGTCTCTCTCTTGCACTAAGCCTGACGTTAATTGCACTTCACTTGATACAAGTAACCTTCACGCTCATGGTAGTAAAGGCAAGCACAAGAAGAGAAACAGGGatgagaaaagagaaaaagaacaCAAAAGTAGTAAGCATGATGATCCGGAGTACTTGGAGCGGAAAAGGttaaagaaggagaagaagcgGAAAGAGAAGGAGATGGCAAAGCTGTTGGATGATGGGGCAAAGCCTAAGTCTAAGCCTAAGCCTTCGCCTTCAGTGGAACTATCacaaaagaagagagaaaacGTTGAAGGTAAAGTGCGTTCGCATAAAGGCGGTGACGCCATTAATAGTATTACAGATTTAGGGCGTAGAAAAGATGAATCGGAGTTTAGAGTTGGCGGGGCTGTAAAGCAGTCACCATCAAGCTTGTACACGAAGAACAGCGATCCCGGAAGGAAAGAGGCGGCCTTACAACTAAGAATGGGCGAGTCAAGCGGAGCAAAGTTGGTAAGCGatagagcagcagcagcagcagataATACGCCTGCAAGTGCACCCCAAGCTAGTGCGGCAGCCCCGGCAAGCACTTCACATAAACTtaagattaaaattaaaaatcgaaCACTTGGAAAATCCTGA
- the LOC116021614 gene encoding transcription initiation factor TFIID subunit 2 isoform X2: MQNVKKLCIDYWVEKAETGIHFDGDVLHTDNQIRRARCWFPCMDDNLQRCCYDLEFTVASNLVAVSSGTLLYQVLSKDDPSRKTYVYRLDVPVAAGWISLVVAPFEILPDRHIAQLSHICLPPNLSKLRNTIGFFHNTFSHYEDYLAAPFPFGSYTQVFLSPEMAISSLSLGASMNIFSSQLLFDEKVIDQTIETRIKLAYALARQWFGVYITSETPNDDWLLDGLAGFLTDTYIKRFLGNNEARYRRYKANCAVCRADDSGATALSSSASSKDLYGTQCIGFYGKIRVWKSVAVLQMLEKQMGPEPFRKILQQIVSKAQITTRTWRTLSTKEFRHLANKVGNLERPFLKEFFPRWVGSCGCPVLKMGFSYNKRKNLIELAVIRGCTARLDASATTCNGNLDSENREGDVGWPGMMSIRLHELDGMYDHPILPMTGEPWQLLEIQCHSRLAAKRFQKPKKGSKPDGSDENEAVTTVDVRSTSDSPLLWLRADPEMEYLAEIHFSQPVQMWINQLERDKDVIAQVQAIAILEALPHLSFSIVNALNNILKDSKVFWKVRIEAAFALANTASEETDWAGLLHLITFYKSRRFDSNIGLPKPNDFHDFQEYFVLEAIPHAIATVRATDKKSPREAVEFVLQLLKYNDNSGNFYSDVYWLAALIQSIGELEFGQQSIVYLSSLLKRLDRLLQFDRLMPSHNGILTISCIRSLTQIALKLSEFVPLDRVIELIEPFRTSKAIWQVRVEASRSLLDLEFQCKGIDAALSLFIKYLSEESSLRGQVKLGVHAMRLCQIRNESGYDHELNSDTLVALLRLLESPISFNNVFLRHYLFCILQVLAGRVPTLHGVPRDESMGHAKTCNELKNIFAALVKQSKPSEPPMDKFEVTHNGPFVFEVPGEADRSTLGPEPGKDITLIPDTPKEADGLSHEIIVDSAKPPQSTVVGEVQEVDTIPISNDCMHSMADLPLPQDDIIVADIPHSSVSEVPKELDSVTDGCVPLRDIPQDYPPPPPPPPPPAEKPILPETHEQRKPVVSLLHEDLHVACSREASVPESHKRGRVVANSLRDGSLNAEASREHETISAGHERKKPVFRIKVKKSTTSSCAGDPENPTVDKSHDGLHDIDRGASSSVSVSVDAPQRNFFEGASGNNHNNIDDVNSCHDVGSRVTASIGSVKVAPDGEELMKELQCTAESSKVPPDDQTIRDRDVDMEGHKFASLQSLSCTKPDVNCTSLDTSNLHAHGSKGKHKKRNRDEKREKEHKSSKHDDPEYLERKRLKKEKKRKEKEMAKLLDDGAKPKSKPKPSPSVELSQKKRENVEGKVRSHKGGDAINSITDLGRRKDESEFRVGGAVKQSPSSLYTKNSDPGRKEAALQLRMGESSGAKLVSDRAAAAADNTPASAPQASAAAPASTSHKLKIKIKNRTLGKS; the protein is encoded by the exons ATGCAGAATGTTAAAAAGCTGTGCATTGACTATTGGGTGGAGAAGGCAGAAACAGGAATCCACTTTGATGGTGATGTTTTACACACTGATAACCAAATAAGGCGTGCACGCTGTTGGTTTCCTTGCATGGATGACAATTTGCAGCGCTGCTG CTATGATTTGGAGTTCACAGTAGCGAGTAATCTTGTTGCAGTTAGCTCTGGGACTTTGCTTTATCAG GTCTTGAGCAAAGATGATCCTTCGCGTAAAACATATGTCTATAGATTAGACGTTCCTGTTGCGGCTGGATGGATATCCTTGGTTGTTGCACCATTTGAAATTCTTCCTGACCGTCATATTGCTCAACTGTCCCATATTTGTTTGCCACCTAACTTGTCAAAACTGCGGAACACTATAGGATTTTTTCATAATACTTTCAG CCATTATGAGGATTACCTAGCTGCACCATTTCCTTTTGGATCGTATACACAAGTCTTTTTATCTCCTGAGATGGCAATATCTTCATTGAGTTTGGGAGCTTCAATGAACATCTTCAGCTCTCAGTTGCTCTTTGATGAGAAAGTCATTGATCAG ACCATAGAGACAAGGATTAAACTTGCTTATGCTCTTGCAAGACAATGGTTTGGAGTGTATATCACCTCTGAAACACCAAATGATG attggTTGTTGGATGGCCTTGCTGGATTTTTAACCGATACATATATTAAGAGATTCCTGGGAAATAATGAAGCACGATATCGGCGGTACAAG GCTAACTGTGCTGTCTGCCGAGCAGATGATAGTGGTGCTACTGCCTTAAGCTCCTCTGCTTCTTCCAAGGATCTATATGGGACCCAATGCATTGGTTTTTATGGAAAAATTAGAGTCTGGAAGTCT GTGGCAGTTCTTCAGATGTTGGAAAAGCAGATGGGTCCCGAGCCCTTTCGTAAG ATTCTGCAACAAATTGTTTCAAAAGCTCAAATTACAACACGGACTTGGAGGACCCTTAGTACTAAAGAG TTTAGGCACCTTGCAAATAAAGTTGGAAATCTTGAGCGTCCTTTTCTTAAAGAGTTTTTTCCTCGATGGGTTGGATCTTGTGGTTGTCCAGTACTAAA GATGGGCTTCTCCTACAACAAGAGAAAGAACTTGATTGAATTAGCAGTAATAAGGGGATGCACAGCCAGACTAGATGCAAGTGCAACCACATGCAATGGTAACCTTGACTCTGAAAATCGTGAAGGTGATGTTGGATGGCCTGGCATGATGAGCATACGCCTTCATGAGCTTGATGGCATGTATGACCATCCAATTCTTCCCATGACTGGAGAACCTTGGCAGCTTCTTGAAATACAATGTCATTCCAGGCTTGCTGCTAAACGCTTTCAAAAACCGAAAAAGGGTTCAAAACCTGATGGTTCTGATGAAAATGAAGCTGTGACAACTGTAGACGTGCGCTCAAC TTCTGATTCACCCTTGTTGTGGCTCCGGGCAGATCCAGAAATGGAGTATCTAGCTGAAATTCATTTTAGTCAACCAGTTCAGATGTGG ATAAATCAGCTGGAAAGGGACAAAGATGTTATTGCACAGGTGCAAGCAATCGCAATACTTGAAGCATTGCCACATCTTTCATTTTCCATTGTTAATGCCCTCAACAATATCCTCAAGGACTCTAAG GTGTTTTGGAAAGTCCGAATTGAGGCAGCATTTGCCTTAGCCAACACTGCATCTGAG GAAACTGATTGGGCTGGCTTGCTCCATTTGATCACTTTCTATAAAAGTCGAAGATTTGATTCTAATATAGGACTACCCAA GCCAAATGACTTTCACGATTTTCAGGAGTATTTTGTACTTGAG GCTATTCCGCATGCAATTGCAACTGTGCGAGCAACAGACAAGAAAAGCCCTAGAGAAGCTGTTGAATTTGTTTTACAACTTTTAAAG TATAATGATAACAGTGGAAACTTCTATTCTGATGTTTACTGGCTGGCTGCACTCATCCAGTCCATTGGTGAACTTGAATTTGGACAACAG AGCATAGTCTATTTATCATCCCTTCTCAAGCGACTTGATCGACTTTTACAGTTCGATAG GTTAATGCCAAGCCACAATGGGATCCTGACTATCAGTTGTATCCGATCGTTGACCCAAATTGCTCTGAAATTGTCAGAATTTGTACCTCTT GATCGTGTGATTGAGCTAATTGAACCTTTTCGAACTTCCAAGGCAATATGGCAAGTTCGAGTTGAAGCAAGCAGGTCTCTCCTGGATCTTGAGTTTCAATGCAAAGGCATTGATGCTGCATTGTCATTATTCATTAAATACTTGAGTGAAGAATCATCTTTAAGAG gTCAGGTAAAGCTTGGTGTGCATGCAATGAGGTTATGTCAGATAAGAAATGAATCTGGCTATGACCATGAATTGAATAGTGACACCCTTGTTGCTTTGCTTCGCCTTCTTGAGAGCCCTATCTCATTCAATAATGTGTTTCTCCGTCATTACCTATTCTGCATTTTACAAGTCCTTGCTGGAAG gGTTCCAACACTTCATGGAGTGCCAAGAGATGAGAGTATGGGGCATGCCAAGACTTGCAATGAACTGAAGAATATTTTTGCTGCTCTTGTCAAGCAATCTAAGCCATCAGAGCCTCCTATGGACAAGTTTGAGGTTACACATAATGGTCCATTTGTTTTTGAAGTTCCTGGGGAAGCAGATCGTTCCACACTTGGTCCTGAACCTGGAAAAGATATTACTCTGATTCCAGATACTCCGAAAGAAGCAGATGGTCTGAGCCATGAAATAATAGTAGATAGTGCCAAACCTCCTCAGAGCACAGTTGTTGGAGAAGTTCAGGAAGTAGACACTATTCCCATCAGTAATGATTGCATGCACTCAATGGCTGACCTTCCACTTCCACAAGATGATATCATTGTGGCAGATATACCTCATAGTTCAGTTTCTGAAGTCCCAAAAGAGTTGGATTCTGTTACTGATGGTTGTGTACCACTGCGTGACATTCCACAGGATTAtcctcctcctccaccaccaccaccaccaccagcagAAAAACCCATTCTTCCTGAAACCCATGAACAACGAAAGCCTGTTGTGAGCCTCTTGCATGAGGATTTACATGTTGCGTGCTCTAGGGAAGCAAGCGTTCCTGAAAGTCACAAACGTGGTAGGGTAGTTGCTAACAGCTTACGAGATGGCTCACTAAATGCCGAAGCTTCTAGAGAACATGAAACCATTTCTGCCGGTCATGAAAGAAAAAAACCTGTTTTTAGGATTAAAGTTAAAAAGTCTACCACATCTAGCTGTGCTGGTGATCCTGAGAATCCCACTGTGGATAAATCTCATGATGGTCTTCATGACATTGATCGTGGGGCAAGCAGTTCCGTATCTGTATCTGTCGATGCACCACAAAGAAACTTTTTCGAGGGTGCAAGTGGTAATAACCATAACAACATTGATGATGTAAATTCCTGTCATGATGTTGGATCTAGAGTAACTGCCAGCATTGGCAGTGTCAAAGTCGCCCCTGACGGTGAAGAACTAATGAAGGAACTACAGTGTACTGCTGAATCAAGCAAAGTGCCTCCTGATGATCAAACCATCAGAGATAGAGATGTGGAtatggagggacataaatttGCAAGTTTACAGTCTCTCTCTTGCACTAAGCCTGACGTTAATTGCACTTCACTTGATACAAGTAACCTTCACGCTCATGGTAGTAAAGGCAAGCACAAGAAGAGAAACAGGGatgagaaaagagaaaaagaacaCAAAAGTAGTAAGCATGATGATCCGGAGTACTTGGAGCGGAAAAGGttaaagaaggagaagaagcgGAAAGAGAAGGAGATGGCAAAGCTGTTGGATGATGGGGCAAAGCCTAAGTCTAAGCCTAAGCCTTCGCCTTCAGTGGAACTATCacaaaagaagagagaaaacGTTGAAGGTAAAGTGCGTTCGCATAAAGGCGGTGACGCCATTAATAGTATTACAGATTTAGGGCGTAGAAAAGATGAATCGGAGTTTAGAGTTGGCGGGGCTGTAAAGCAGTCACCATCAAGCTTGTACACGAAGAACAGCGATCCCGGAAGGAAAGAGGCGGCCTTACAACTAAGAATGGGCGAGTCAAGCGGAGCAAAGTTGGTAAGCGatagagcagcagcagcagcagataATACGCCTGCAAGTGCACCCCAAGCTAGTGCGGCAGCCCCGGCAAGCACTTCACATAAACTtaagattaaaattaaaaatcgaaCACTTGGAAAATCCTGA